The Paenibacillus uliginis N3/975 genome has a window encoding:
- a CDS encoding glycoside hydrolase, producing the protein MSIPTKGDHKPARPWTIYVIHHSHTDIGYTERQERIEQYHIDFIRQALSIIEAARSGDKPEWKPFRWTCETFWAVEQFLKVASPLEKEAFQQAVIRGDIELSGTYLNMTELPDLDLLLRNHSKAQQYAKSFDHHIDSAMTADINGYSWGYATSLLENDVQHLFSCIHTHHGMYPLGRKQTPFWWEAPDGGKLLVWNGEHYMFGNELGFCPNALGKYIIKDELQHTLSEPEDRHNEVATLRINRYLWNLEQEQYPYSFIPVMVSGLGTDNASPNAEIAEWITQWNEQFGDQIKIKLATLSEFFATLKQEDLSSLPVHRGDWPDWWSDGVASTALHTGIYRDAQRTLRKAKRLVQQDEMVNTADIDAASEALTMYAEHTWGYHSSVYEPWHPQVQMLEVRKQAYAAEASKRAYRLLDQALVARHGALLSPNRPLRYEVINTEPAAATLQVTLPLDGWETTILKGDFELIDESTGDALPYQISHKHTIVTELTLLPNEARILHINVLRQQGMKSSRNSMVTACNIKPVSCEGVDDIWEPSSSTNPIMVDSCSMESETMRIEWKINEGITAWIDKRLSTDLLDTNRKHAPFTPVYEVTPVQDEHNPSQVCSARSRMGRNRKGVNVQRDAGRLTRVQVLDNGPLFATVEFVFEVKGLSYYALTLKMFANQPRVEVSVRLHKESVWLPENVYVALPFSMGTEAELYVEKAGCLVRPWADQLPGSCLDYTCIQEGLLWHSAEGDETLILSMPDTPLLQLGTLDHSHRQLHTQQTGNSAPSTYAWILTNYWETNFKATLGGFYEFRYAIDRLQHTTPEQAVGALHASTGQFTVHRIKLK; encoded by the coding sequence CGGATCGAACAATATCATATCGATTTCATTCGTCAGGCGCTAAGCATCATTGAGGCAGCCCGTAGCGGTGACAAGCCGGAATGGAAGCCATTCCGATGGACTTGCGAGACTTTCTGGGCCGTAGAGCAGTTCTTGAAAGTCGCTTCCCCACTTGAAAAAGAAGCTTTTCAACAAGCCGTTATCCGAGGAGATATTGAGCTGTCAGGAACGTATCTCAACATGACAGAGCTGCCCGATCTGGACCTCCTTCTGCGGAATCACAGCAAGGCTCAGCAGTATGCCAAATCCTTCGACCACCACATTGACAGCGCCATGACTGCCGATATTAACGGATACAGCTGGGGTTATGCTACCAGCTTGCTGGAGAACGATGTTCAGCACCTGTTCTCCTGTATTCATACACATCACGGAATGTACCCCCTTGGCCGCAAGCAGACCCCGTTTTGGTGGGAGGCACCTGACGGAGGCAAGCTGCTCGTATGGAACGGAGAGCACTACATGTTCGGTAACGAGCTAGGCTTCTGCCCGAATGCGTTGGGGAAATACATCATTAAAGACGAACTTCAACATACCTTGTCAGAGCCGGAAGATCGGCACAATGAAGTGGCCACCCTGCGAATCAACCGGTATTTATGGAATCTTGAGCAGGAGCAGTATCCATACTCCTTCATCCCTGTCATGGTATCGGGGCTTGGTACGGATAACGCATCACCAAATGCCGAAATTGCGGAATGGATCACCCAGTGGAATGAACAATTTGGCGATCAGATTAAAATAAAGCTGGCTACCTTATCTGAATTCTTCGCCACCCTGAAGCAGGAAGACTTGTCCTCGCTTCCAGTACATCGCGGGGATTGGCCGGATTGGTGGTCCGACGGTGTAGCGTCAACAGCACTTCATACAGGAATATACCGTGATGCCCAGCGTACACTCCGGAAAGCAAAAAGGCTTGTTCAGCAGGATGAAATGGTGAACACAGCTGATATTGACGCGGCTTCCGAAGCATTGACCATGTATGCGGAGCATACATGGGGATACCATTCCTCCGTGTATGAGCCATGGCACCCCCAGGTGCAAATGCTTGAAGTGCGGAAGCAGGCTTACGCGGCCGAGGCCAGCAAACGGGCTTATCGCCTGCTGGATCAAGCTCTTGTCGCACGCCATGGAGCTCTTTTATCGCCTAATCGCCCATTGCGTTACGAGGTCATCAATACGGAACCGGCGGCCGCAACACTTCAAGTCACACTGCCGTTGGATGGATGGGAAACGACCATCCTCAAAGGGGATTTCGAGCTTATCGATGAATCGACGGGAGATGCCCTTCCGTACCAGATATCTCACAAGCATACAATCGTAACAGAGCTCACCCTTCTACCGAATGAGGCTCGGATTCTTCATATTAATGTGCTTCGCCAACAGGGAATGAAGAGCTCACGGAACAGCATGGTCACGGCGTGCAATATTAAGCCCGTGAGTTGTGAAGGGGTCGACGACATTTGGGAGCCTTCATCGTCTACCAATCCGATCATGGTGGACAGCTGTTCGATGGAATCGGAGACGATGCGGATCGAGTGGAAAATAAATGAGGGCATCACCGCTTGGATCGACAAACGTCTCTCCACTGATCTGCTGGACACTAACCGGAAGCATGCTCCATTCACACCGGTGTATGAAGTTACGCCTGTACAGGATGAACACAATCCGTCCCAGGTATGCTCAGCCCGTTCTCGAATGGGACGCAACCGAAAAGGAGTAAACGTTCAGCGAGATGCTGGCCGTCTAACCAGAGTACAGGTGCTCGACAACGGGCCACTGTTCGCCACGGTCGAGTTCGTATTTGAAGTGAAAGGGCTTAGCTACTACGCCCTTACCCTCAAAATGTTTGCTAACCAGCCACGTGTCGAGGTGTCTGTCCGCCTTCACAAGGAAAGCGTCTGGCTCCCCGAAAACGTGTATGTGGCTCTGCCATTCTCTATGGGAACCGAAGCTGAGCTTTATGTGGAGAAAGCAGGATGCCTTGTTCGACCATGGGCGGATCAACTCCCAGGTTCTTGTCTTGACTACACCTGTATTCAAGAGGGATTGTTATGGCATTCGGCAGAAGGTGATGAAACGCTTATTCTTTCCATGCCTGATACACCCCTGCTGCAGTTAGGAACTTTGGATCACAGCCATCGCCAGCTGCACACCCAGCAAACCGGGAACAGCGCGCCTTCCACATACGCTTGGATTTTGACGAATTACTGGGAAACCAATTTTAAAGCAACGCTTGGCGGATTCTATGAATTTCGTTATGCCATTGATCGCTTGCAACATACGACACCAGAGCAAGCCGTTGGGGCGCTTCATGCGTCTACAGGACAATTTACTGTACACCGTATCAAGTTAAAGTAA
- a CDS encoding carbohydrate ABC transporter permease: MARKGISGLVKLLLLAYSLITLYPLYWLFISAFKTNQDFFNNPYGLPVEWMKENIVRAWDLGNMGRAMLNSTIVTITSVLLTIVLSLLAAYVLARFQFRFKKVVMALFLAGMLIPIHSTLVPLFLMMKEIGLLNSYGALILPYTAFELPIAIFLAMAYMISIPREVEEAAMIDGNGWWGIFGRIILPLCTPIVATISILAFLRFWNDFSFALVFINSQALKTLPLSLSLFSDGFGTDYSLTMGAMAIAVIPTIVIYLILQEQIMKGMVAGSVKG, from the coding sequence CTGGCTAGAAAAGGCATATCCGGGTTAGTCAAGTTGCTGCTGCTGGCATACTCCCTGATCACGCTGTATCCGTTGTATTGGCTGTTTATTAGTGCGTTCAAGACGAATCAGGATTTTTTCAATAATCCCTATGGCTTGCCTGTTGAATGGATGAAAGAAAACATTGTCCGGGCGTGGGATTTGGGAAATATGGGACGGGCGATGCTCAATTCGACCATCGTTACGATTACATCGGTTTTGCTCACGATTGTGCTCAGTCTTTTGGCCGCATATGTGCTTGCCCGGTTTCAGTTCCGTTTCAAAAAGGTAGTAATGGCGTTATTTCTGGCCGGGATGCTTATTCCGATCCATAGCACGCTGGTTCCGTTATTTCTCATGATGAAGGAAATCGGATTGCTCAATTCATACGGAGCACTCATTCTGCCGTATACGGCGTTCGAGCTGCCGATTGCGATCTTTTTGGCGATGGCTTACATGATCTCCATTCCACGGGAGGTTGAGGAAGCGGCTATGATCGACGGCAACGGTTGGTGGGGCATATTCGGAAGGATCATCCTGCCGCTATGTACCCCGATTGTAGCGACGATATCGATATTGGCTTTCCTTCGATTTTGGAACGACTTTTCCTTTGCGCTCGTGTTTATCAATTCACAGGCACTAAAGACGCTGCCGCTCAGCCTGTCCCTGTTCTCGGATGGTTTCGGGACAGACTACAGTCTTACGATGGGGGCCATGGCAATAGCGGTCATCCCGACGATTGTTATTTATCTTATCCTTCAGGAACAGATCATGAAGGGTATGGTGGCCGGGTCGGTTAAGGGGTAG
- a CDS encoding carbohydrate ABC transporter permease: MPTAIRSKGFIVLALLPALLLFLLFVIVPVFWSAYYGFFNWKGLGEAKFIGFGNYNEILHDPIFWRALRNNLIIVVSSIIGQIPIALILALLLLKNSFFSRIIRSAVFMPMVLSTVVVGLIWGYIYNPQFGLANKVLEIIGLESWTRAWLSDPKVNMFAISIPINWSNIGPYMVIFIAALQNISPEINDAAKIDGANGWKKLIQVTLPMIWGTVVVTLVLCISGSLKAFDHVIVMTGGGPAQSTELLATYMYNNTFDVYRYGYGSAVSTMIMIISALLIAINFVLTRRKES, encoded by the coding sequence GTGCCAACAGCCATTCGAAGTAAAGGATTTATAGTTCTAGCTCTGCTTCCGGCGCTTCTGCTGTTCCTGTTGTTTGTTATCGTCCCGGTTTTTTGGTCGGCGTATTACGGTTTTTTTAACTGGAAAGGGTTAGGCGAGGCCAAGTTTATCGGCTTTGGTAACTACAATGAAATATTGCACGATCCAATATTTTGGAGAGCACTGCGGAACAACCTGATCATTGTAGTGTCATCCATTATAGGACAGATTCCGATTGCCTTAATATTGGCGCTCCTGCTTCTCAAAAATTCATTTTTCTCCAGAATTATTCGTTCTGCCGTCTTTATGCCGATGGTACTCTCGACGGTCGTGGTCGGTCTTATATGGGGGTACATCTACAATCCGCAGTTCGGTCTTGCGAATAAAGTGCTCGAGATTATCGGACTAGAATCCTGGACACGCGCTTGGCTTTCCGATCCGAAGGTAAACATGTTCGCGATCTCGATCCCGATCAACTGGAGCAACATCGGTCCGTATATGGTTATCTTTATCGCCGCTTTGCAAAACATCTCTCCTGAGATCAACGATGCTGCTAAAATTGATGGCGCGAACGGCTGGAAGAAGCTGATTCAGGTGACACTTCCCATGATTTGGGGGACCGTCGTTGTGACACTCGTTCTCTGTATTTCCGGAAGCCTGAAAGCGTTTGATCATGTCATTGTGATGACAGGCGGGGGACCGGCGCAGTCCACAGAACTGCTTGCCACCTATATGTACAACAATACGTTTGATGTCTACCGGTACGGGTACGGTTCAGCCGTGTCCACTATGATTATGATCATCAGCGCTTTACTGATCGCCATTAATTTTGTGCTGACTCGAAGGAAAGAAAGCTGA
- a CDS encoding extracellular solute-binding protein has product MKPIQKMGLVLLMLTLILAGCGESSSKPNGETANKGDKVKLTVWHNFAGDDLRAKTVRSFIDQFAQDNPDVELDAQAIPVDGYRQRLSTVAAANELPDLMFVYAGSHSAELYKADLLQPITDVLDQNPEWRDKFLQGAFDPFTFKEKEVYTAPLAMSATSILYYNTTLFEKHGVKVPTTWEEMMTAIKVFNDNGVTPIALGNKAPWVAQSTIIGSLADRVTGTEWFKNASEQKGAKFTDPEFVEALGYFKQLVDNKAFQEGANSIDNTQAEQYFIQGNAAMMVSGAWTLTNLASSASEEQMKNIDVTVLPSIPGGKGDPNTISGGAGGGLALSKRTEGAAREAALKLIYTVSGPEAQKAIAESNSMVMYDTDIDQAKVTSLYYKAFNLVKKTGITPVYDAYLTAEAGEAINNGLQEIMMGGTPESVAKKLQDAQARSTAQ; this is encoded by the coding sequence ATGAAACCAATACAAAAAATGGGTCTAGTCCTGCTCATGCTGACACTGATCTTGGCAGGTTGCGGGGAATCAAGCAGTAAACCGAATGGTGAAACCGCTAACAAAGGGGATAAGGTCAAGCTGACAGTCTGGCACAACTTTGCCGGTGATGATCTCCGGGCCAAAACCGTACGGAGCTTTATCGACCAATTCGCCCAGGATAATCCCGATGTTGAGCTTGATGCACAGGCGATTCCGGTAGACGGTTACCGCCAGCGTCTCAGCACAGTAGCGGCTGCGAATGAGCTGCCGGACTTAATGTTCGTATATGCAGGCAGTCATTCCGCCGAATTGTATAAAGCCGATCTGCTTCAACCGATCACGGACGTGTTGGACCAGAATCCGGAATGGAGAGATAAGTTCCTGCAGGGCGCTTTTGATCCATTCACTTTTAAGGAAAAAGAGGTTTACACAGCTCCACTCGCCATGTCGGCCACCTCGATTTTGTATTACAACACAACTCTGTTTGAGAAACACGGCGTCAAAGTTCCGACGACTTGGGAAGAAATGATGACGGCGATTAAGGTGTTTAACGATAACGGAGTGACACCGATTGCCCTCGGCAATAAAGCGCCATGGGTTGCACAGTCAACAATTATTGGTTCGCTGGCGGACCGCGTGACCGGGACGGAATGGTTCAAGAATGCTTCAGAACAAAAAGGAGCCAAATTCACAGATCCTGAATTCGTGGAGGCGCTCGGATATTTTAAACAGCTTGTCGACAACAAGGCTTTCCAAGAGGGAGCGAACAGCATTGATAACACGCAGGCGGAGCAATATTTCATTCAGGGTAATGCAGCGATGATGGTCAGCGGAGCCTGGACACTTACGAACCTTGCATCCTCTGCGAGTGAAGAACAGATGAAGAACATTGATGTGACCGTTCTGCCGTCAATTCCGGGAGGTAAAGGCGATCCTAATACGATTTCCGGCGGAGCAGGAGGCGGTCTCGCATTGAGCAAACGAACGGAAGGTGCCGCCAGAGAAGCCGCACTAAAGCTCATTTACACGGTCAGCGGACCGGAAGCACAGAAGGCCATTGCCGAGAGCAATTCGATGGTTATGTATGATACGGACATCGATCAAGCCAAAGTAACGTCGCTGTATTATAAAGCATTTAATCTCGTAAAAAAGACAGGCATTACGCCGGTATATGACGCTTACCTAACCGCTGAAGCAGGCGAAGCGATCAATAACGGTCTTCAGGAAATTATGATGGGCGGAACACCTGAAAGCGTGGCGAAGAAACTTCAGGACGCGCAGGCCAGATCCACAGCACAGTAA
- a CDS encoding helix-turn-helix domain-containing protein: MKVLIVDDEVIIRTGLSTVINWESSGFSVLEPAASAEEALQRIPCEQPDIIFTDIRMTGMSGIDLAREVMNERPDTEMIIISGFDEFIYAQQAMREGVSEYLLKTSRPDEIIQAAIRAKARIEQRRQEDELGRTQERAVNRSFLRRLLASATLPDEKTVTEMWNRYPDLRITQGEHQLQVWIVTFRHDDTAGEEGRVPEVLYHAFGERLTELVPYGCEWLQWDDSILMLIRTEVEREGISQLEYIIRKAREELNCDTFAACGQPIGDVRQLRRALDTAMEAGSYEWLLGHKDYVRYEDISERKGVRVFSTMEEEKELAAWLRAEDAGVLKSGIAELLARIRRDHQATPSSVQGYLQTLIVAGHRWLERAALSIGRSYEPPNGEKLDMTELAQRPEKVLLHHFETLMKQHAELVSGISPVQRAVAYIHEHLGQGLSLQQVAKHVHMNSNYFSELFKRETGQNYIEFVTQAKMQKAMALLLETPAKISEVANEVGYEDMKYFNRLFKKFTGMTPSEYRANAEIYPSID; this comes from the coding sequence ATGAAGGTGTTGATTGTGGATGACGAGGTGATCATTCGGACGGGGTTGAGCACGGTAATTAACTGGGAGAGCAGCGGGTTTTCTGTATTGGAGCCGGCCGCTTCAGCGGAAGAGGCACTACAGCGGATTCCGTGTGAACAGCCGGATATTATTTTTACCGATATTCGGATGACTGGCATGAGCGGGATTGATCTGGCCCGTGAAGTGATGAACGAGCGGCCGGACACAGAAATGATCATTATATCTGGTTTTGATGAGTTTATATATGCCCAGCAGGCGATGCGGGAAGGTGTCAGTGAATATTTGCTGAAAACAAGCCGGCCCGACGAAATAATACAGGCGGCGATTCGGGCGAAGGCTCGGATTGAACAGCGACGGCAGGAAGATGAACTGGGCAGGACGCAGGAAAGAGCAGTCAACCGCAGCTTCCTGAGAAGACTGCTTGCCTCGGCTACTCTTCCAGATGAGAAGACGGTAACGGAGATGTGGAACAGATATCCCGATCTGAGGATTACTCAGGGGGAGCACCAACTGCAGGTCTGGATCGTTACCTTCCGTCATGACGATACTGCCGGAGAAGAAGGGCGTGTACCAGAAGTTCTCTACCATGCCTTTGGGGAGAGATTGACCGAACTCGTCCCTTACGGTTGTGAGTGGCTGCAGTGGGACGACTCGATCCTGATGCTGATCAGAACTGAGGTGGAACGCGAGGGCATAAGCCAACTGGAATATATAATCCGGAAAGCGAGAGAAGAACTGAACTGCGACACCTTTGCCGCCTGCGGGCAGCCGATCGGTGATGTAAGGCAGTTGCGGCGGGCTCTGGACACAGCCATGGAAGCCGGTTCTTATGAATGGCTGTTAGGCCATAAAGATTATGTGCGCTACGAAGACATAAGTGAACGTAAAGGTGTCCGGGTATTCAGCACGATGGAAGAGGAGAAGGAGCTGGCAGCATGGCTTCGGGCAGAGGACGCTGGTGTCCTGAAGAGTGGAATCGCAGAGCTGCTGGCACGTATCCGGCGTGATCATCAAGCGACACCAAGCTCGGTGCAGGGTTATCTTCAGACTCTGATCGTTGCCGGACACCGCTGGCTGGAGCGTGCTGCCTTGTCTATCGGCCGTTCATATGAACCGCCGAATGGGGAGAAGCTGGACATGACTGAACTTGCGCAAAGACCGGAGAAGGTGCTGTTACACCATTTTGAAACGCTAATGAAGCAGCATGCCGAGCTAGTATCCGGTATTAGTCCGGTTCAGCGCGCGGTCGCGTATATACATGAGCATCTGGGTCAAGGGTTATCGTTGCAGCAAGTTGCAAAACATGTGCATATGAATTCAAATTATTTCAGCGAGTTGTTCAAACGGGAAACCGGACAGAACTATATCGAGTTCGTAACACAGGCCAAAATGCAGAAAGCGATGGCTTTGCTGCTTGAAACCCCTGCCAAAATCAGTGAAGTGGCGAATGAAGTCGGCTATGAGGATATGAAGTATTTCAACCGTCTGTTCAAAAAATTTACGGGAATGACCCCTTCTGAATATCGGGCAAATGCTGAAATTTATCCCTCTATCGACTGA